The nucleotide sequence attctgCTTTTACGGGCCAATTTACACAAACTGCGGCCGAGCAAGGACTGTACGAAGGCTGCGCGGGACATATTCGAGCGAGCAGAGCCGGCCAATCTATAGGAAATTTGTTATGCTGAATTTCAGATAAACATCCTCGGTCCTCTTGAGAGCGATCAAGAGTGtcgcgacggcgacgacggGTTCGGCGCGCCCCGCCGCGCCGTGGATGTAATCTCGTTTGAAATCGTCGCTCATTTGGCCGGTCTGTTAGCCGCGATCGGGTCGTTTCACCCGTTACCGGTTATTACAGGCGAGGGGCCGCGTAAAAAGACGCGTTTATCGTTAATGCCCCCCCGCGCCATAATCGCCCGACGAGGGCGTCCTGTTAGATCAAAGCTCGGCCGAGGCGGCCCACTGTCTTTCAGAGGACATTACGGCGCGTAATGCCGAGCGATCATCTTGCGGCTGCCTCCGTCGTTGTCTTCTGGCCGACATAATCGATCGGTTAAATCGGAACGGCCCTCATGCGACGACAGGGGCTGCAATATAAATCAATGCACACGGGTCTCATTATCGTCGCATCGTGATTGGATGCGGATCATCGGCGATCCTCGAACCTAATCGACGGAGCGACGAGGATCGTCGTTCCGCGGGCAAACTAGTTTCGCTAGGACCGTTTCGTCGGTGCCCTGGTTCTCGTTTTTccttttctatattttttctttttagaaaATCGATAAGCACTCGTCGCGAATTAATCGTGCATCAACGTCGTCCTCGTCGAGTCGCTCGCGATTACGTTCGTAAGCGATGGAGGATCGCGCGAGACCGCGGTTCGTTCCGATTATAATTGGAGATCATCGATCGCGTGTGCGAGCTTCGAGCATTCATGATTGATACTCACTGAGATGATTGACGGCCGGCTGGGATGCGATTACCAACATTTTTCTGTGCGACGGGAAAAACTCCGACGTCGGTATTATACTTATCGATACCTCGTTCTGATCGCTTCCTGGACGACCGCCGCGGTCGGCTTGCCTGTTGGCGGCGTGCGCGTTGTGCGCTAGTGGTACACCTTGAATATTATGTCTGCAATTACTGACTATGTAGCTGCTCACCTGGGCCCAAAAAAAAGGAATCGAGAACACCCTTAGAGAAATGCATGGCCCTGGTCGGACTACGCGGAAAGTAGCTACTGTGGCTGCTGCGCGTCTAAGGACGAAACATGCACGGGCAGGCGCGTGAGGGACGATCGGATGACTCGTGAGAGACAACGAGAGGCTTTCAATTGCCGTTTTATAGTCCCAGGAAGACACCAGCGACCGGAAAAAGTTCGCGCGGATCTCTGTCAGCGAGCAACTTGAACCAAATCTGTCGGCGATTTAGTTATCTTGGAACGATAGAGCTGAGATGAAACAAAATAGATGAGAAACGAAGACGGCGAGATTTAAAGTAGAAACACACTAATGTCATGTCACGCGTATTCGTGAGTGCGTATTTAATTATACAATTTCAGTCTAATCTACCCTGTCTTGAAgcagacacttccagctttcgtttaagctaagttgcataAACTTAGCCCCGCGAGAACATATCTAAAAATTCATCTGAACTATCGCTTTGAATTCGTGTAATTTTCCTTGTCTTTTACCAAGTGTCATAGGTCCGCGAACGGACTTATTACACAAtctaatattatttcaaatatgttGAAACAGATCAGGATCACGTCACGTAATTTCATGCGACTTCGCGCGACGTGATACCAATCCGGTTTTTTTAACAGATCTGAAATAGTAGAAATGCGCAGGCTCACGTGACGTGGCATTAGTATGTTTTCACCTTTAGGAACACAGTAGCAAGTGCGGCGAAGCTCTAGACTCTGGAGGATCCAGCGTAAGACCAGCGCGGAAGTGGATCGATCGATTTAGGGGAAGCAACGAATCGTTGCGGACGTCGAAAGAACAGCAGAAAAGTAGATCGGGCAAATTTAAGGAAAGCGGCGACTAGTTTACAGCTTGCAAAGAAAATTGAAGGCGAACTCGTAGattcatcgatttgaaccttGCAAATAAAACCGAACGTAAAAGTAGATGATGGCAAGGGGAGGGAGGAAACGAGTGGCGATCGTCGCGAAGCTGAACTATCCTCTGGAGGTCGGTGCTCGAACTTTTTCCGCTGGCGGACGCAATCGGTCGGCTTACCGAAGACACGATAAACACAGCGAGTAAAGCAACGCCCAGCCAGAAGTACCAGGCTTCCCAGAAATGTCGTGGCGGCCGTCTTTGCACCAGGAGGCAACACTGATTGTTGCAGCAACAGTATAAGCAGTACTTGTCCGGGGTGCAGGCGTACGGTTTGATCGGCTCAGTGGTGTCTCCGGTGAAGTTCCTGAAATCCACGCTGCACTCGTAATACAGCCGCGCCATGTCGCGAGCCTAGCATTGTCCAGCCCCCTTCGATCGCCGAACGATTGATTCCGGAACGAACGGGAACGGTCGCGCCAGTGATTCCGCCGTGAAGAAGCGCGGAGCCGGCGGATCGATGGAGCCACCGCATTGAGTCACGAACGATCTAAAAAAATCGCGTTATTTTCAGAATGCATCGCGACGCCGGCGCCGCTTAATTTACCGTTCCAGACACCTGTTCCCCTCACTTACCAGGTTGGTGACATGCGGCGGACGCGCGCAGACGGTCCTCGTTCCCTCGGGTTTTTCAGAGGCCGGTGTTGCCGAGAAGCGAGACCGCCAGGTTCGTCTGGTCGACGGGCTCGGGGACAACTGTTTTGCCGCTCATTTGTCCGTTCCCCGTTATCACCGACTGGACAGGATAGGCTCGAAATAATCGATAAAACGAGCCTAGCTTGTCCTTATTCACACGCGAGCCCCGATCGATACGCTAAACAGCCTAGCTCCGGCACGGTTTTAAACTCGTCCGCGAAATGGCGCAATTGTTCTAGCCCGAGCTTGTTCTAGCACACGTTTCCTCAGGATACGATTCTTCTAGGACACGTTTCTCCAAGATACAATTCTTCTAGGACACAGTTTCCCCGCATGACTGCTGACAGCACCTTGTCGATCTCCAATCCAGCTTACTCGATTAATACAGTGCCACTTCAGCAAAGTGAACGAAAGAAGCATAGGCGGAGTTGCGAGCTGAAAGGAGGGAGCTGTGCTCCGAGCAATGAAACATAGAATCGTCGATTAGGAAATTTATTATGGAAATTCTGCTATGAAACGCACGTTTGTACAATGAACACAGTAGAAACGCTTATATTACATTTACAAAGTGACTGGCAAAGGTGTCAGTAGTCCGAACGAGAGGTAAAACTAATATTGATTGGAATCGTGCGGAGGTGGCGGAGGCGGAGGACCTCTGGGAGGGAACGGTGGACGGAATTggggtggcggtggcggtggaGGTCCACCCTGGGACACAGGAGGAGGCGGTGGATGTCTCCAGCCAGGTGGAGGCCTGGGTGGAGGAGGTTGGAATTGTCCAAACTGCGGGGGCGGTGGTGCTCCGGTGGCGGAGGGTGGTGGAGGTGGTGGGAACTGACCCTGAGGAGGACCACCGACGCCCCAATGAGGAGGCGGAGGTGCCATCATCCTGGGGTTCGTTTGTTGCGACTGCGATGTAGGAACTGGCATCGGCGGCAACGGGGGTGGCATTCCAGGGGGTAAAGGTGGATGGGCTGTCATTGACATGGGAGGCAGAGGGGGCGGAGGAATGTTTGCTGGAGGAAAACCACTGGACGGCGGTGGTGGAACTGGAGGAGGTGGAGGGTGTCCCATCGGGGGTCCTGGGGTCGATGGAGGTGGCGGGGGTGGAACGACCATTCCGTGATGCATCACGTGATGTTGAGGATGATGACTCTGTTGATGAGCCGCCGCGCTGGAATTCGGCATTGGGGGAGGCGCCAATGGGGGTGCGTCCGCGAAAAG is from Megalopta genalis isolate 19385.01 chromosome 4, iyMegGena1_principal, whole genome shotgun sequence and encodes:
- the LOC117223822 gene encoding uncharacterized protein LOC117223822, translating into MARLYYECSVDFRNFTGDTTEPIKPYACTPDKYCLYCCCNNQCCLLVQRRPPRHFWEAWYFWLGVALLAVFIVSSVSSYIVSNCRHNIQGVPLAHNAHAANRQADRGGRPGSDQNEVSISIIPTSEFFPSHRKMLVIASQPAVNHLTPVVA